In the genome of Tannockella kyphosi, one region contains:
- a CDS encoding cob(I)yrinic acid a,c-diamide adenosyltransferase: MLHLYYGDGKGKTTAAMGLVMRHVGAGKKVQVIQFLKDGTSSEIEVLKKMGVSLTTQKMPQKFIDMQDPIMVKEFSKIQDQLFDCIDFDCDLIVLDEILDAMQLYLLNEGKVYDIVKELEKHHEVVMTGRMPCQKLKQLSSYSTQMKKQKHPYDNGIQARKGIEYQLC, encoded by the coding sequence ATGTTACATTTATATTATGGAGATGGAAAAGGGAAAACGACAGCAGCAATGGGGTTAGTAATGCGTCATGTTGGAGCTGGAAAAAAAGTACAAGTAATACAATTTTTAAAAGATGGTACTAGTAGTGAGATTGAAGTTTTAAAAAAGATGGGTGTGTCACTAACTACTCAAAAAATGCCTCAAAAATTCATTGATATGCAAGATCCAATAATGGTAAAAGAATTTTCAAAAATACAAGATCAGTTATTTGATTGTATTGATTTTGATTGTGATTTAATTGTATTGGATGAGATTTTGGATGCAATGCAATTATATTTATTAAATGAAGGAAAAGTATATGATATTGTCAAAGAATTAGAAAAACATCATGAAGTGGTAATGACAGGTAGAATGCCGTGTCAAAAATTAAAACAACTATCTAGTTATAGTACTCAAATGAAAAAACAAAAACATCCTTATGATAATGGAATCCAAGCTCGTAAAGGAATAGAATATCAGCTCTGTTAA
- the nox gene encoding H2O-forming NADH oxidase — translation MTKIVVVGANHAGTACINTILDNHQGNEVVVFDKNSNISFLGCGMALWIGDQIDGSDGLFYSSPEALMGKGARVHMETGVDSIDFDKKIVYATSIDGTKYEESYDKVVLATGSLPIIPDVENGHLENIQKVKLFQHAKEVIEKLKADKDIKNVAVVGAGYIGVELVEAFQLNGKNVTLIDVQDTCLPTYYDQKFTDMMKEKMVEKGITLKFNQCVKGFEGDTKVTAIKTDKEVIPTDMVVWAVGFRPNNLVGKDHLELFKNGAYLVDLCQKTSNPDVYAIGDCATVKDNSIEAINYIALATNAVRSGIVAGHNIGGTPLESLGVQGSNAISVFGLNLISTGLTVAKAQAAGLDVLYTDYTDLQRAGFIRENYPVDIRIVFEKESRRIVGAQLASSQDVSMAIHMFSLAIQEGVTIDKLKLLDIFFLPHFNQPYNYITMAAITAPND, via the coding sequence ATGACAAAAATTGTAGTAGTAGGTGCAAATCATGCCGGGACAGCATGTATTAACACAATCCTAGATAATCACCAAGGAAATGAAGTAGTTGTATTTGATAAGAATTCAAATATTAGTTTTTTAGGTTGTGGGATGGCGTTATGGATTGGTGATCAAATTGATGGAAGTGATGGATTATTTTATTCTTCACCAGAGGCATTAATGGGAAAAGGTGCTAGAGTACATATGGAAACAGGAGTAGATTCTATTGATTTTGATAAAAAGATAGTTTATGCTACCTCTATTGATGGAACTAAATATGAAGAAAGCTATGATAAAGTAGTTCTTGCAACAGGATCATTACCTATTATTCCTGATGTAGAAAATGGACACTTAGAGAATATTCAAAAAGTAAAATTATTCCAACATGCAAAAGAAGTTATTGAAAAATTAAAAGCTGATAAAGATATTAAAAATGTAGCAGTTGTGGGAGCTGGCTATATTGGTGTAGAGTTAGTAGAAGCATTCCAATTAAATGGTAAAAATGTAACTCTAATTGATGTACAAGATACTTGTTTACCAACATATTATGATCAAAAATTCACTGATATGATGAAAGAAAAAATGGTTGAAAAAGGAATTACTTTAAAATTCAATCAATGTGTAAAAGGTTTTGAAGGAGATACCAAAGTAACTGCTATTAAAACAGATAAAGAAGTAATACCAACCGATATGGTAGTATGGGCTGTTGGATTTAGACCAAATAACTTAGTTGGAAAAGATCATTTAGAACTATTTAAAAATGGTGCTTATCTTGTTGATTTATGTCAAAAAACATCAAATCCTGATGTTTATGCAATAGGTGATTGTGCTACTGTGAAAGATAATTCAATAGAGGCAATTAATTATATTGCATTAGCTACGAATGCAGTTCGTTCAGGAATTGTAGCAGGACATAATATTGGAGGAACACCATTAGAATCATTAGGTGTACAAGGTTCAAACGCTATTTCTGTTTTTGGTCTTAATTTAATTTCAACAGGGTTAACTGTTGCAAAAGCACAGGCTGCAGGATTAGATGTCTTATATACTGATTATACAGACTTACAAAGAGCAGGATTTATTCGTGAAAACTATCCAGTAGATATTCGTATTGTATTTGAAAAAGAATCAAGAAGAATTGTTGGTGCACAACTAGCAAGTAGCCAAGATGTTTCGATGGCAATTCATATGTTCTCTCTTGCAATACAAGAAGGGGTAACTATTGATAAATTAAAATTATTAGATATTTTCTTCTTACCTCATTTTAATCAACCGTACAATTATATAACAATGGCTGCAATAACTGCACCAAATGACTAA
- a CDS encoding phosphocarrier protein HPr — translation MAEKLSFVVCDPVGLHARPATILVNQASKFTSDIKLVYNDKEVNLKSIMGVMSLGVPTKATVEIVAEGDDEKEVIASIAKVIKEQKVAE, via the coding sequence ATGGCAGAAAAATTATCTTTTGTTGTTTGTGATCCAGTAGGATTACACGCAAGACCAGCTACAATCTTAGTAAACCAAGCTAGTAAATTTACAAGCGATATTAAATTAGTTTATAATGATAAAGAAGTAAACTTAAAATCAATTATGGGTGTTATGTCTTTAGGAGTTCCTACTAAAGCTACAGTTGAAATTGTTGCTGAAGGTGATGACGAAAAAGAAGTAATCGCTTCAATTGCAAAAGTTATTAAAGAACAAAAAGTTGCTGAATAA